From Holosporales bacterium, a single genomic window includes:
- a CDS encoding glycosyltransferase family 2 protein, whose product MNGLQETPLVSVIIPTYNRHELVFETIESIVGQTYRNTELIVVSDGYDDVLKTAIQDKNFEKKIRFFEINHTGNPARARNVGIYVANGDFIAFCDDDDIWRADKLELQMAEFIKSDACLCYSNMSRFNEKGQYQAQSAENTFHAITFKELLYRNTVPVSSILIKKQYVKDLGGFEESLSLGGSEDFEFLLRWGFYCPFVHINENLVMYRSGENRMTPIDGKLKATDTLKYLYNIFMSYYFVYCKTNVRLGVFIKPYFVNLYRAIKMLAYNKFRKKNKNSPHPV is encoded by the coding sequence GTGAATGGTTTACAGGAAACGCCTCTTGTTAGTGTAATTATTCCGACTTACAACAGGCATGAATTAGTTTTTGAGACTATAGAATCAATTGTCGGCCAGACCTATCGAAACACAGAATTGATTGTTGTTTCGGATGGTTATGATGACGTGCTTAAAACAGCTATACAAGATAAAAATTTTGAAAAGAAAATTCGTTTTTTTGAGATAAATCACACAGGAAACCCAGCGCGAGCCAGAAATGTCGGTATATATGTGGCCAACGGTGATTTTATCGCTTTCTGCGACGATGATGATATTTGGCGCGCAGACAAGCTGGAGCTGCAGATGGCAGAGTTTATTAAGAGCGACGCCTGCCTATGCTACTCCAATATGTCAAGATTTAATGAGAAAGGACAGTATCAAGCCCAATCTGCCGAAAACACCTTTCATGCAATAACGTTTAAGGAGTTGCTCTACAGAAACACAGTTCCAGTATCATCGATCTTAATAAAAAAACAGTATGTAAAGGATTTGGGTGGGTTTGAAGAAAGTTTATCGTTAGGTGGGTCGGAAGATTTTGAATTTTTGCTTAGATGGGGATTTTACTGTCCTTTTGTTCATATCAATGAAAATTTGGTTATGTACAGATCCGGTGAGAACAGAATGACGCCGATAGATGGTAAATTAAAAGCTACGGATACTCTAAAATATCTCTATAATATCTTCATGTCGTACTATTTTGTATATTGTAAAACCAATGTGAGGCTTGGCGTTTTTATTAAGCCATATTTTGTAAATTTATATAGGGCCATAAAAATGCTGGCATATAATAAATTTCGCAAAAAGAATAAAAATAGCCCACACCCAGTTTAA
- a CDS encoding class I SAM-dependent methyltransferase, whose protein sequence is MRQLADDIDHSIKSWPDSKLFDAFYKKLFENGRFDLRESFVTDKYVLAGKFAELLKIYSNRSASILSIGVGTGVVEASLIKDGWKVDLQEVQETSIKYFKHNYPDLLKQTKIYSSLDLNDIPTESYDVVICSIVTYACELEIVRKILSAVGRILKRGGAFIWCDVPLTWQEIYQYAKFWLYNHLYNVPYERNGIFWGEKRSISVWHKLAKEAGFSLLDQVYLHAQTRDFIRPPHYFGTAFSKDIAEQIAVYKKL, encoded by the coding sequence TTGAGGCAGTTAGCCGATGATATTGATCATAGCATCAAAAGCTGGCCGGATAGCAAACTTTTTGATGCTTTTTATAAAAAGCTATTTGAAAACGGTCGATTTGATCTGCGAGAGTCTTTTGTAACGGACAAGTATGTCTTAGCGGGTAAGTTTGCTGAGCTGCTGAAAATATATTCGAATCGCAGTGCATCAATTTTAAGTATTGGCGTTGGAACAGGAGTGGTTGAGGCGTCTTTGATTAAAGATGGTTGGAAAGTTGATCTGCAAGAAGTTCAGGAAACCTCTATAAAATATTTCAAGCACAACTACCCGGATCTTCTGAAGCAAACTAAAATCTACTCGTCGCTGGATCTGAACGACATCCCCACAGAATCTTATGATGTTGTCATTTGTTCGATCGTTACGTATGCCTGTGAATTAGAGATTGTCAGGAAAATTTTATCTGCAGTTGGAAGGATACTTAAACGGGGAGGGGCGTTCATATGGTGTGATGTGCCGTTAACTTGGCAAGAGATTTATCAGTACGCTAAGTTTTGGCTGTACAACCATCTATACAATGTTCCATACGAGCGCAACGGCATATTCTGGGGAGAAAAGCGGTCAATCAGCGTGTGGCATAAATTGGCGAAAGAGGCGGGGTTTAGTCTGCTGGATCAGGTATACCTGCATGCACAGACGAGGGATTTTATCAGGCCGCCACATTATTTCGGTACGGCTTTTAGCAAAGACATAGCCGAACAAATAGCAGTCTACAAGAAATTGTGA
- a CDS encoding nucleotide sugar dehydrogenase, with translation MRKVSVVGLGYVGLPVAVAFGKKHSVVGFDINALRIDQLNKGIDVTGEVEADDLKKTRIELTSDPKSLKKADFHIVCVPTPVDSFNKPDFGPLISASKTVGGQLKKGDIVVYESTVYPGATEEECVPVLEQCSGLQFGQDFAVGYSPERINPGDRQHKFTTIRKVVSGSDAGTTSIIKEVYSSVVEAGVFCAKSIKVAEAAKVIENTQRDINIALMNELSLIFSRLGIDTQDVLDAAETKWNFLPFKPGLVGGHCIGVDPYYLTHKAKAVGYNPEVILSGRRINDSMGEYIAQSMLKTLVKNKMLRNDLKIAVLGMTFKENVPDLRNSKVYDIVKSLQELGLDVVVTDPYADKTEMMDIYGLTNADINTISDVDVVIFAVAHQSFTDQGWKLINRLVKPSQRCLVMDIKSVLDRDQRPENVLLWRL, from the coding sequence TTGAGGAAAGTTTCTGTCGTTGGTTTGGGGTATGTAGGGCTGCCTGTAGCCGTTGCTTTTGGCAAAAAGCACAGCGTTGTAGGGTTTGATATTAATGCCTTGAGAATCGATCAGCTGAACAAAGGAATTGATGTTACCGGCGAGGTTGAGGCTGACGATTTAAAAAAAACGCGCATAGAGTTAACTTCGGATCCAAAAAGTCTTAAAAAAGCCGATTTCCATATAGTATGTGTGCCAACCCCAGTTGATTCATTCAATAAGCCGGATTTTGGGCCACTGATTTCGGCGTCAAAAACAGTTGGGGGGCAGCTGAAGAAGGGGGATATCGTAGTATACGAATCAACAGTGTATCCGGGTGCGACTGAAGAAGAATGTGTTCCAGTGCTGGAGCAGTGTTCCGGACTTCAGTTCGGTCAGGATTTTGCCGTAGGCTACAGCCCGGAACGGATAAATCCAGGCGACAGACAACATAAGTTTACAACAATTCGCAAGGTGGTATCTGGATCTGACGCTGGCACTACCAGCATAATCAAAGAGGTTTATTCGTCTGTAGTAGAAGCGGGCGTATTTTGTGCCAAAAGCATAAAAGTAGCCGAGGCAGCTAAGGTAATCGAAAATACTCAACGTGACATCAATATTGCGCTTATGAACGAGCTTTCGCTTATATTCAGTCGTCTGGGAATTGACACTCAAGACGTCCTGGACGCAGCCGAAACTAAATGGAATTTTTTGCCATTCAAACCCGGTTTAGTTGGTGGCCATTGTATTGGAGTTGATCCTTATTATCTTACCCATAAGGCTAAAGCAGTTGGATATAATCCCGAAGTTATCCTAAGCGGAAGACGTATAAACGACAGCATGGGTGAATACATCGCGCAAAGCATGCTGAAAACTTTAGTCAAAAACAAGATGCTGAGGAACGATCTGAAGATCGCTGTTCTTGGGATGACGTTCAAAGAAAACGTCCCAGACCTTAGAAACAGTAAGGTATACGATATAGTCAAGTCTCTGCAAGAGCTGGGGCTGGACGTGGTCGTAACCGACCCGTATGCTGATAAAACAGAAATGATGGATATATATGGTCTTACTAACGCCGATATAAACACAATAAGTGACGTTGATGTGGTTATTTTTGCGGTGGCTCACCAAAGTTTTACCGATCAAGGCTGGAAACTTATTAACCGCCTTGTAAAACCGTCTCAGCGCTGTCTGGTTATGGATATAAAGTCCGTACTTGACAGAGATCAAAGGCCTGAGAATGTTCTTCTTTGGAGGCTTTAG
- a CDS encoding NAD-dependent epimerase/dehydratase family protein yields MQLIVTGAAGFIGFFIAKRLLGAGHSVVGIDNFNNYYDVSLKEARSRQLSDHNQFIELRIDLKDKDEVLAAFSKYQPEIVINLAAQAGVRYGFKDPYTYIDSNIYGFLNILEGCRHYPVKHLVYASTSSVYGANVKMPFSEHDPADHPLSIYSASKRANELMAHSYSHLFDIPCTGLRFFNVYGPWGRPDLALFSFTKNMLEDKPIEVFNHGNMVRDFTYIDDIVTGVLKVAFERFPAKNPQISVDPATSHVASYRLYNIGNNKPENLMRYIECIESELGTKAKKIMLPIQPGEVQKTWADVTDLSADTDYAPNTSIEYGIKEFIKWYRQYYEV; encoded by the coding sequence ATGCAGCTTATCGTTACGGGAGCAGCTGGTTTTATTGGTTTTTTCATTGCTAAACGGCTTTTGGGGGCCGGCCATTCAGTCGTCGGCATAGACAATTTCAACAACTACTATGACGTATCGTTGAAAGAAGCCCGCAGTCGGCAGTTAAGCGACCATAATCAATTTATTGAGCTGAGGATTGATCTTAAAGATAAAGATGAGGTTCTGGCAGCCTTTTCAAAGTATCAGCCGGAAATTGTGATTAATTTAGCGGCCCAAGCCGGAGTCAGGTACGGCTTTAAGGATCCGTATACATACATAGACTCTAACATTTATGGGTTTTTAAATATTTTGGAGGGGTGCCGTCATTATCCGGTAAAGCATCTGGTTTATGCATCAACCAGCTCAGTTTATGGCGCCAACGTCAAAATGCCGTTTTCTGAGCACGACCCGGCTGATCATCCACTGAGTATATACTCGGCGAGTAAACGTGCGAACGAGCTTATGGCTCACTCTTACTCTCACCTTTTTGATATACCATGTACAGGGCTGAGGTTTTTCAACGTCTACGGCCCTTGGGGAAGGCCAGACCTTGCTTTGTTTTCTTTTACTAAAAACATGCTGGAAGACAAACCAATCGAGGTATTTAATCACGGCAATATGGTGCGGGATTTCACTTATATAGACGACATAGTTACCGGTGTGTTGAAAGTTGCTTTTGAACGTTTTCCAGCCAAGAATCCGCAAATCTCTGTTGACCCGGCGACCAGCCATGTTGCATCATATCGCCTGTATAATATAGGCAATAACAAGCCAGAAAACCTCATGCGCTATATAGAATGCATAGAATCAGAGCTTGGTACCAAGGCGAAGAAAATAATGCTGCCAATTCAACCTGGTGAAGTACAAAAAACCTGGGCAGATGTAACGGACCTGTCTGCGGATACCGACTATGCGCCGAATACATCAATAGAATATGGAATTAAAGAATTCATTAAATGGTACAGACAGTATTATGAGGTGTGA
- a CDS encoding class I SAM-dependent methyltransferase: MSKNLKELDSHFAFGENWQKYANLIDEDRIQTAENSISSLLENLPGGANKLAGKTFLDIGCGSGLFSLAAARLGAKSITAIDIDPISVETTKAVFKRFLPNVNLDVRQLSVFDLKPDVLGKFDVVYSWGVLHHTGDLYSAIRKAAEMMNDNGALVLALYRSTKCDKAWKIIKRTYSSMPSILQKMAQFIYVIGFSIDLTINGTNPISYVKNYKKQSRGMSFAYDAHDWLGGYPYETISLQEMKRLADELNLVIQHKRHIDDQVPIGFFGSGCGEFALTRR; the protein is encoded by the coding sequence ATGTCTAAAAACCTAAAAGAACTGGATTCTCATTTTGCCTTTGGTGAAAATTGGCAAAAGTACGCAAACTTAATTGACGAAGATAGAATACAAACAGCCGAAAACTCGATCTCGAGCCTTTTAGAAAATTTGCCGGGGGGGGCGAATAAACTTGCTGGAAAAACTTTTTTAGATATTGGCTGTGGTTCTGGATTATTCTCTTTGGCCGCAGCACGCTTAGGTGCGAAAAGTATAACTGCGATAGATATCGATCCAATCTCTGTTGAGACAACAAAAGCAGTTTTTAAACGCTTTTTGCCGAATGTTAACTTGGATGTCAGGCAGCTTAGTGTTTTCGACTTAAAACCGGATGTTTTAGGCAAATTTGATGTGGTTTATTCTTGGGGAGTATTGCATCACACTGGCGATCTGTACTCCGCAATACGTAAAGCGGCAGAGATGATGAATGATAACGGCGCTTTAGTCTTGGCTTTATATCGAAGTACAAAATGCGACAAAGCTTGGAAGATCATAAAACGCACTTATTCATCTATGCCGAGTATCTTGCAAAAAATGGCTCAATTTATATATGTAATCGGATTTTCTATAGACCTCACCATTAATGGCACCAATCCAATTTCTTATGTCAAAAATTACAAAAAACAATCACGCGGCATGAGTTTTGCGTACGACGCGCATGATTGGCTTGGTGGATATCCTTATGAAACGATTTCTTTACAAGAAATGAAAAGGTTGGCCGATGAGCTTAATTTAGTTATCCAGCACAAACGCCATATCGATGATCAGGTTCCCATAGGCTTCTTTGGCTCTGGATGCGGTGAGTTTGCACTAACTAGACGCTGA
- the prfA gene encoding peptide chain release factor 1: protein MLTDEKLQAIVDHFEDLKTKMASNSFGGEDFIKLSREFAAMEEKVEAISHLRSYRQELSSLKSMAGDDDAEMRALIDDEICEMQQKVAQKEHEVKILLLPKNELDEKNAIVEVRAGTGGDEAGLFAGNLYLMYQKYADYRNWKFEPISVSENDLGSLREAVINISGKGVFARLKFESGVHRVQRVPTTESSGRIHTSTATVAVLPEAEEVDVSIDDKDLKIDVMRASGAGGQHVNTTESAVRITHIPTGIVVVQQDERSQHMNRAKAMKILRSRVYDLERQNIDSTRASERRSQIGNADRSERIRTYNFPQGRVTDHRANITLYKIEEIMLGGKAFDELVDSLIINEQERLLATAQ, encoded by the coding sequence ATGCTCACGGACGAAAAACTGCAGGCTATCGTAGACCATTTTGAGGATTTAAAAACCAAAATGGCGTCCAACTCTTTTGGTGGTGAGGATTTTATAAAACTATCTCGCGAATTTGCCGCTATGGAGGAAAAGGTCGAGGCCATTAGTCACCTGCGCTCTTACAGGCAAGAGCTAAGCAGTCTTAAGTCTATGGCTGGTGACGATGACGCTGAGATGCGTGCTTTGATTGACGATGAAATCTGTGAAATGCAGCAGAAAGTTGCGCAGAAAGAGCATGAAGTAAAAATTCTGTTACTGCCGAAAAATGAACTTGACGAGAAGAACGCAATCGTTGAGGTCCGTGCCGGCACTGGTGGTGATGAAGCAGGTCTGTTTGCTGGCAACCTGTATCTGATGTACCAAAAATATGCCGATTATCGTAATTGGAAGTTTGAGCCAATTTCCGTCAGCGAAAACGATTTGGGAAGCCTGCGTGAGGCCGTCATTAATATATCTGGGAAAGGAGTTTTTGCTCGTCTTAAATTTGAATCAGGCGTACATCGAGTTCAGCGCGTACCAACGACTGAGTCCAGCGGTCGCATTCACACATCAACCGCTACGGTTGCCGTACTGCCTGAGGCGGAAGAAGTTGACGTCAGCATTGACGACAAAGACCTTAAGATAGACGTTATGCGGGCGTCTGGCGCTGGCGGCCAGCACGTGAATACGACAGAGAGCGCGGTCAGGATAACTCATATCCCCACCGGCATAGTCGTGGTGCAACAAGATGAGCGATCACAGCATATGAACCGTGCGAAGGCGATGAAAATACTTAGATCAAGAGTCTATGACCTGGAAAGGCAGAATATAGATTCTACCCGCGCTTCGGAAAGGCGAAGCCAAATTGGTAATGCAGATCGGTCTGAACGAATCCGCACCTATAATTTCCCTCAAGGACGGGTTACCGACCATCGCGCCAACATAACGCTTTATAAAATCGAGGAAATCATGCTTGGCGGTAAAGCATTCGATGAGCTGGTTGACTCTCTTATAATCAACGAGCAAGAGAGGCTCCTTGCAACGGCGCAGTGA
- the hisS gene encoding histidine--tRNA ligase, whose translation MPNPQDNCRSQPLASIRGMNDHLFEEDALFRLMVDKIYKTCSRYGFRSVSTPMLEKVEVFTKPLGETSDVVGKEMYVFEDRGGDTLALRPEGTASIVRAFIEHKLFDNLPFKAMYSGPMFRYERPQKGRFRQLHQIGIESIGYADYWSDVECISAAYASLQSIGVAGHVQLEINTLGDSESRAAYRQALVAFFQKHADQLSAVSQKRLEINPLRILDSKEEQDKALFPDAPKMRDYLTESASAFFENVLLGLKSLGISYVINDRLVRGLDYYVHTVFEFTTTDLGAQGTVLAGGRYDGMVTMMGGPQMPAFGWAAGLERLSMLTNIKPEAQLAVAIIPIGDEAAEPAFKLADMWRKFGVCAEVMRGNAVGKMLGKADKLGAAYVALLGSEEIANNTVTVKNLATGAQQSISPQKITDLLKA comes from the coding sequence ATGCCAAACCCTCAGGACAATTGCCGCAGCCAGCCATTGGCCTCTATTCGCGGGATGAACGACCATCTTTTCGAAGAAGACGCCTTGTTTCGCCTTATGGTCGACAAAATATACAAAACATGCTCGCGGTATGGCTTTCGGTCTGTCAGTACCCCAATGCTTGAAAAAGTCGAAGTATTTACAAAACCTTTGGGTGAGACCAGCGACGTTGTCGGTAAAGAGATGTACGTATTTGAGGATAGAGGCGGAGATACTTTGGCTCTGCGACCTGAAGGCACGGCCTCAATCGTCCGAGCGTTCATAGAGCACAAACTGTTTGACAACCTGCCATTTAAGGCGATGTATTCTGGCCCTATGTTCAGGTATGAAAGGCCGCAGAAAGGTCGTTTTCGCCAACTGCATCAAATCGGTATAGAATCGATCGGATACGCAGACTATTGGTCGGATGTAGAGTGCATATCGGCCGCCTATGCCAGTTTGCAATCGATTGGCGTTGCCGGCCACGTTCAGTTGGAAATAAACACCCTGGGCGACAGCGAAAGCAGAGCTGCATATCGCCAGGCTTTAGTTGCTTTCTTTCAAAAGCATGCTGATCAATTGTCGGCAGTAAGCCAGAAAAGACTTGAAATCAATCCATTAAGGATTCTTGATTCTAAAGAGGAACAGGATAAGGCTTTGTTCCCCGATGCTCCTAAGATGAGGGATTATCTGACCGAAAGCGCTAGTGCGTTTTTTGAAAATGTTTTGTTAGGCTTAAAATCGCTTGGCATTTCCTATGTCATCAATGACCGATTAGTGCGGGGGCTGGATTATTATGTCCATACGGTATTTGAGTTTACTACTACTGATTTAGGCGCTCAGGGAACCGTTCTGGCCGGAGGAAGATATGACGGCATGGTCACAATGATGGGAGGGCCGCAGATGCCGGCATTTGGTTGGGCCGCTGGATTGGAACGTTTATCGATGCTTACAAATATTAAACCGGAAGCACAACTTGCTGTAGCCATCATACCCATAGGCGATGAAGCAGCTGAACCCGCATTCAAGCTGGCAGATATGTGGAGGAAATTTGGCGTTTGCGCTGAGGTTATGCGCGGAAACGCTGTTGGCAAGATGTTGGGTAAAGCTGATAAATTGGGGGCAGCTTACGTTGCCTTGCTGGGTAGTGAAGAGATTGCAAACAATACAGTCACCGTCAAAAACCTTGCTACAGGGGCTCAGCAAAGTATCTCTCCACAAAAAATCACAGATCTGCTTAAAGCCTGA